The window gcgtcaccgctgtctcggtggagtttaataaactcggccgtctgcttcttgctatctaaaatataaccagacactggtgtaaattctcgactgtctcatacttctgtttaataagttttctgtttgacgtttagtcagctgtgtgaaaaccaaggaggaacccacccgggggattaataaagttttattttatctaatctaataactttaatctcagccaaaccgatttactcacgaacaaacaaaacactgaaaaaagcccaacaataacatttttaggttgtctaagtgacttatatattacgtttaacccgagcagcgaaactccgcggtgatctgaaaatgatgtgccgggagttgtgccgttctcggccgcatcagtaaccctcgagctcccggctagctgtcgagctggtgggtagcagacgcctctgaaaacgtcgaagcacttttgcaaatatgggatatcttgataaaccgagcagatatttgatgtttacacaactactttctcgcctgaaaatatgttaaaagtttattttgtgacccagaaagattagtatgagtaattttaaaacttagtagcggccgccattgctggaaactggagtttggctgggccgcgctatgaattctgggatatggtagtaatttggacagccttcggcgcgtcgctgtgacgtaatcggtctacaaatgcggcctcaggaggatgcagcccatgaattgtataatataatcgcagtataatcgcagcctttgcggttagaaaattgcacttgatcatgtcgcgatattatcgcaaatgcgatatatcgttcagccctaatggGTACGATGTTTACTTTGAGAGTGATTATGGAGAAGGTCAGAAGGAGTtgcactgtgtctttgtggatctGGAGAAAGCATATGATAGGGTGCCAAGATGGGAGCTGTGACGAGTAGCAGACAGGTATATGAGCCTGGTGCAGGACATGTATGAGGACAGCAAGACAGTGGTGAGGTTGAGGTAAGAGTTAATGATGGGTTGGAGTTAGGTGTGCCTTTTCTTGTTTGCAGTGATGATGAATAGATGAGGTCAACCAGAAGTTTCCATGAGTTATGATTTATTGCAGACTTCActgtgatctgtagtgagagtagagagcaggaggaggaggagagcctggagaggtggaggtatgctctggagaaaagaggaatgaaagtcagtagaaaAGCAAGGCCAACTACATGTGTGTATGAGAGGGAGTTACCTGGAAAGGTGAATCTGAAAGGAGTGGAGGTAGTGAAGGTGGATgcgtttaaatacctggggtcaaccatccaaagcacTGAAAAGTGCAAAAGATACATGGGGAAGAGAGTGCAGGcggggtggagtgggtggagatgagggtcaggggtgatttgtgaacAGTGTCACCCAGTCCTCACCCAGTGTGGTCTGTAGAACAGCAGCTTGAGTGAAAAGGAAGGcttacaagatggtagtgagtcCTACTGTTATGTATGGTTTGAGCACggtggcactgacaaaaagacaggaggccaaGCTGGagatgttaagattttcatTGAGTGTGACCAGAATGGATaggattcatggatgtagtgaaggagacCATGCAgatggttggtgtgacagaggaggatgcttggaatgggatgagatggaggcaCATGATCTTCTGTagtgacccctaaagggagcagatGAAAAAAGACTGTGACTTAATGATGTCTCCATTCTTTTAGCAGGAGGATCCAAGGAAGATTCGTCCATCCTCTACATTTGACATGGACAAACTTAAGTCCACCATAAAACAGTTTGTGAGAGACTGGAGTGAGTCAGGCCAGGCTGAGAGGGACTCCTGCTATAAGCCCATCATCCAAGAGATCCAAAGACTTTTCCCAAGTGATCAATAGTAAGGAGCTTACATGGTAAAttggacacacacatgcatgccaATAAAGAGAAAGTCAGTGTTGCTGAATATGTGCATTCAGCTTTTTGCATGCTATAGTTTCAACATCTTGGTGTGATTATGTGACTTACACAGTTTTTTTCTATGTGATATgtgcattttgtgcattttattatATCAGTGATGTGTCTAAGGTGAGCGTGCTGGTTCCGGGTGCTGGGCTTGGCCGTCTAGCCTGGGAGATAGCTCGGCTGGGTTACATGTGCCAGGGAAACGAATGGAGCTTCTTCATGCTCTTCTCCTCAAACTTTGTTCTCAATAGGTAAAACTTACACAGAAATGCACAGGCTGAACAGACACCTTAACTAATATTTTCTTTTGCGTCTGTAATCGCTACTCTTACTCTCCTTGTCAATCTTCACTGCTCTATTCAGGTGTGAAAAGGTGAATGCTCTGACACTCTACCCCTGGATCCACCAGTTTAGCAACAACAAGCGATCCTCTGACCAAACACGACCAATCAGATTCCCTGATGTCAACCCTCAGAGCTTGTCACTAAATGCAGACTTCTCCATGGTAGCAGGGGACTTTGTGGAGGTCTACAATGAGCCAGGTAAATAAAATGTATCTTTAACCTATGAGATATTTCTAAAAAGGGGACCAAACTTTACTCATGTTGGTCGAAAGTATACATTTTTACATCTACAAAAAGCACAATATAATTGACTCAAACTTTTCAATGTGGATGTACTATAAAATATGCTCACTggtcacttcattaggtacattTTGCTTCTGCTGGTTTGGATTCCCTTTGCCTTCATAACTGCTTTAGTTCttgatggcacagatttaacaaggtgctggaaacgaTGAATACATCTCACTCATGTCCACCTTAGTAAtattagtaataaaaaaaatgcataagtATTAATAAAGATTATTATATTTTGTGTTTCTGGCAGAGTCCTGGGACTGTGTGGCTACCTGCTTCTTCATCGACACGGCTCATAATGTGTTGGAGTATGTGGAAACTATCTGGAAGATTCTTAAGCCTGGTGGAGTGTGGATCAACTTGGGTGAGTGTCCGTATTCAAACTATTAATAACTACTGCAGGTCCTCATTAAGCTAAGCTAGTTATAGTTGCTGCATCTTATCATCCCCCCATTAAGGCCTTATTAGAtcttcttcactcactctgTAATATCTTTTTATAGGGCTGGATTTTGTTCACATTAGTAATTATTtatgttgactttttttttttttggtttgtttagaaaaaatgagCCATAATAATAAATAGAGGGGatctttatatttcttttttttttctttttcagttttaaaacaaaattgttTTGATTGAATAGAAAGGAAACACGAGTCTTACTTTCACATGGATGAGATTTTCTCCTCTTAAGTCGGTGAACTTAACAGTGTAAACATTCTTTAATATTTTCAAGGTCCACTGCTGTATCACTTTGAGAACATGGCCAACGAGCTCTCAGTTGAGCTTAGCTACGAAGACATTAGGACAGCGATGGTCAGATTTGGCTTCCACATCGAGGTAACCTGAAGACCTAAATATTACCGCTTCAGCCATACGCTTGTCCGAAACCTTGCTCGAGAAGTAAAATCAAATTAAACTTCCTCCCGCAGGTGGAGAAGGAGTCAATGCAGACCACCTACACAGAGAACGACCGGTCGATGCTGAGATACGTTTACGACTGTGCCTACTTTGTTGTGCGGAAGCCTGCAGAGCTGCAGTACTTTAATGGTCAAAACGAAGACCAGCTACAAAACTCTCCACCGGCTGCTAAGTCGCCACGCCGAGAGGGTCCCGACAGCCCGACGTGACAAGATGTCCATTTGATAAAACCAAGTGAAAGCATAAGAGCACAATCCTTGGCTGACAACAAAGGAAAAGGAACATTTTCCTTTTGGCcagatatatttttaaaaatgtctgccCGAATCCACAAGACCTTGAAGTGGCTCAAAATGGGGAATGTAATATGAAGTAAGGTGATGTGATATGAAGTAAAGTGATCTGTACCATCTGAACAAAAGTCAAAATACTGGGTCTGAGATGAATCACTTACCATTGGCTGCtactttgtgtttgtggtttgtgtgtCAGCTGCTGGCCACGAAGACCATCATTTTGTTTTTAGGCTccgtgtgtgcatgtgataGGAGAATGTGATAGAAGAATGTGATGTGAATGcctgcttttccttttttttctcttttatgtgCCAATAACTAcatctaatattttttttatattgtttgttttggacTGTCATCACACTTTGAAATAAAGccgcacattttaaaaatgtgattcttcagttttacttaaacacattttcaaataCATTAACACCAACATAACAGAAAAGACGACAACAGGTCGACGATATCTAGAATCTATATACAAGTATCATCTTGTGAATGTtgccaataaaaacaaaggtagtAGAATTTGAagaatcatttttttttaatgaaagttTGACCTTATTTGAGGTCAAACATAGTTTTAAATAGCTCTATATAGCACTATTATAACCTTCAGATCAATCTATTGACCttaaaggagaggtcagaggtcaaatgtgacattctatttataatctttataaagtgtcccaaaaagttgattctgtttatctcgatgtagcattttcagtgtgaGAAAGGTTTTTGTTATtaatccaagtgacttctttagttcagctgactgcaggtttccccaacctttaAACAGTACATCTCTATAATGACTGAAATTAGCACCAATGACTAACAATATGGTGCATGCTTTCTATATGTCGACAACACACATGACACTTGTCATGTAAAAGGCTTTTCTGTCAGTTTTCGACCAATAATACATTGAGCTAACAGGCAAAAAATTAaccaaaagcagttttaaaaaggtgagttttgagttgtttttttaaaaaacagctactGAGTCCGCAGTTCTTAATGTTTGggggagagagttccacagtctaGGGGCCACAGCTCTATCACCCTTAGTCCTCCTCTTAGTATTTTTTAAAGCAAGTAAGCCCTGATCAGATGACCTCAAAGACCTGCTAGGGACATAGGGCTGTAGCAGATCAGGTAGGCTGGTGCCAGTCCGTGCACAGCTCTGTAGGTCAAGACCAGGATCTTAAAATTGACTCtaaatttaacaggaagccagtgtaactgAGATAACAACGGTGTCACATGTGAGTACTTGGAGGATTTTGTCAAAAGCCTAGCTTTCCTCATCCAGTGtggtctgtgtttttgtgtcagtGCACATATTTTCCTGAACCCTGATGTACACAAACCAATGAGTATCAGGCAGTGTTGTAAATTGCAGGAAGTAGATGAGAGTTAAGTGATTGGAGACTGGGTGCTCTGGGCGGGGCTAGAAAGCAATGCTCTATTCTGATTGGTTCTTTGCAA is drawn from Maylandia zebra isolate NMK-2024a linkage group LG12, Mzebra_GT3a, whole genome shotgun sequence and contains these coding sequences:
- the carnmt1 gene encoding carnosine N-methyltransferase isoform X1 gives rise to the protein MAETTGQEGAKGGPHYIKERIKYSPEEEARLERKHFWRIIDAFRYYRIHVQEQVKRAERQFQSLPQHHQNLLPHVLSNLDRIGQCADHNQEVLQAIVHHSLHMFENMEYGERQEDPRKIRPSSTFDMDKLKSTIKQFVRDWSESGQAERDSCYKPIIQEIQRLFPSDQYDVSKVSVLVPGAGLGRLAWEIARLGYMCQGNEWSFFMLFSSNFVLNRCEKVNALTLYPWIHQFSNNKRSSDQTRPIRFPDVNPQSLSLNADFSMVAGDFVEVYNEPESWDCVATCFFIDTAHNVLEYVETIWKILKPGGVWINLGPLLYHFENMANELSVELSYEDIRTAMVRFGFHIEVEKESMQTTYTENDRSMLRYVYDCAYFVVRKPAELQYFNGQNEDQLQNSPPAAKSPRREGPDSPT
- the carnmt1 gene encoding carnosine N-methyltransferase isoform X2 — encoded protein: MAETTGQEGAKGGPHYIKERIKYSPEEEARLERKHFWRIIDAFRYYRIHVQEQVKRAERQFQSLPQHHQNLLPHVLSNLDRIGQCADHNQEVLQAIVHHSLHMFENMEYGEREDPRKIRPSSTFDMDKLKSTIKQFVRDWSESGQAERDSCYKPIIQEIQRLFPSDQYDVSKVSVLVPGAGLGRLAWEIARLGYMCQGNEWSFFMLFSSNFVLNRCEKVNALTLYPWIHQFSNNKRSSDQTRPIRFPDVNPQSLSLNADFSMVAGDFVEVYNEPESWDCVATCFFIDTAHNVLEYVETIWKILKPGGVWINLGPLLYHFENMANELSVELSYEDIRTAMVRFGFHIEVEKESMQTTYTENDRSMLRYVYDCAYFVVRKPAELQYFNGQNEDQLQNSPPAAKSPRREGPDSPT